A portion of the uncultured Draconibacterium sp. genome contains these proteins:
- a CDS encoding helix-turn-helix domain-containing protein, protein MDVNEISFENLPKAVALLVTEVAELKVLVEKGQTPVEKQKRVPIGIDQACKIIKKAKPTVYTLVRKRMIPCYKNGKQLYFFEDELLEWITSGKKKTLQEIENEAKTTFNKQPNGVRQ, encoded by the coding sequence ATGGATGTCAATGAAATTTCTTTTGAAAACTTACCCAAAGCAGTAGCCCTCCTGGTTACCGAAGTGGCAGAATTAAAAGTTCTGGTTGAAAAAGGCCAAACACCGGTAGAAAAACAGAAACGTGTTCCGATCGGAATTGATCAGGCGTGTAAGATCATTAAAAAAGCCAAGCCAACCGTTTACACCCTTGTGCGCAAACGTATGATTCCCTGTTACAAAAACGGAAAACAACTCTACTTTTTCGAGGATGAATTACTGGAATGGATCACCAGTGGCAAAAAGAAAACACTGCAGGAGATCGAAAACGAAGCAAAAACAACATTTAACAAGCAGCCTAATGGTGTGAGGCAATGA
- a CDS encoding site-specific integrase, which yields MRVIIHFYPRKSRLNDDGQLPIYVRFTVKSKRVDLSTGLFIQPKHWSEAKGRVKDRAPNAYTVNERLDKLKTEIQDYFNQLRSSGEDYSVKTIKDYLLQVTNSKGILEIFDYYLESILAKLNKGYSMETYKHYKSSRKRLATFIRFKYKQSDFPVEKIKFAFLDAFDVYLKQKFKVHQNTAWNYHKHLRRILNLAISMEHISKNPYNKYKVGLEPTHREILTIEELTRLEEKEIQIERMSVVRDIFVFACYTGLSYSDIYKLNKSHLHKGIDKKDWIIIDRTKTSNRCRIPLIPEAKRILNKYSNYPKNENSGKLLPVLTNQKMNSYLKELGDICNINKDITMHIARHTFATSVTLANGVPIETVSKILGHTSLKTTQIYAKVLDQKISEDMDLLQTRLSEKKKAI from the coding sequence ATGAGAGTTATTATCCATTTTTATCCTCGAAAATCGAGGTTAAATGATGATGGTCAACTGCCCATCTATGTTAGATTCACGGTTAAATCAAAAAGAGTAGATCTTTCCACCGGATTGTTTATTCAACCCAAACATTGGAGTGAAGCAAAAGGAAGAGTTAAAGACCGCGCTCCGAATGCTTACACTGTCAATGAAAGACTTGATAAACTAAAAACCGAAATTCAAGACTATTTTAATCAGCTAAGATCAAGCGGAGAAGATTATTCGGTAAAAACGATCAAAGATTATTTATTGCAGGTAACTAACTCAAAGGGGATATTAGAAATCTTTGATTATTACCTTGAAAGTATCCTTGCCAAATTAAATAAAGGATACTCAATGGAGACTTACAAACACTATAAGTCGTCGAGAAAAAGACTAGCTACTTTTATCCGATTTAAGTATAAACAAAGTGACTTCCCTGTAGAAAAAATAAAATTTGCATTTTTAGATGCTTTTGATGTTTATCTCAAACAAAAATTTAAAGTCCATCAGAATACGGCATGGAACTACCATAAACATTTAAGAAGAATACTAAACCTGGCTATTTCTATGGAGCATATTTCAAAAAATCCATACAATAAGTATAAGGTTGGACTTGAGCCGACGCATCGAGAAATTCTGACGATTGAAGAACTTACACGTTTAGAGGAAAAGGAAATACAGATTGAACGTATGTCAGTTGTTCGCGATATTTTTGTTTTTGCCTGTTACACCGGACTTTCTTATTCTGATATTTATAAACTAAACAAAAGTCATCTGCATAAAGGAATCGACAAAAAGGACTGGATTATTATTGATCGGACCAAGACAAGCAATCGTTGCCGGATTCCACTAATACCTGAAGCAAAAAGAATCCTGAATAAATATTCGAACTATCCTAAAAATGAAAATAGTGGAAAATTACTTCCTGTTTTAACTAATCAGAAAATGAATAGTTACCTTAAAGAACTGGGTGATATCTGCAACATAAATAAGGACATTACGATGCATATCGCCAGGCATACTTTTGCAACTTCTGTAACATTGGCAAACGGAGTTCCTATTGAAACTGTCTCGAAAATCCTTGGACACACATCGTTAAAAACAACCCAGATTTATGCAAAAGTTCTGGATCAGAAAATCTCAGAAGATATGGATTTGCTTCAAACAAGACTTAGTGAAAAGAAAAAAGCAATTTGA